A part of Desulfosoma caldarium genomic DNA contains:
- a CDS encoding UvrD-helicase domain-containing protein, whose product MADQLSRRFRHVLVDEEQDPYVVQRAIVGEFGLSAAEFVVEYDAQSMHAFRHAKNCNTLEFPSYFPGWLVVRLAENSRSTAKIVALTNVFIAHNRNQIPKKLFTGRAAGEKPWLVVAEDPPNGRRPSWPSASLSTTRPESR is encoded by the coding sequence GTGGCGGACCAGCTGAGCCGGCGCTTTCGCCACGTGCTGGTGGACGAGGAGCAGGACCCCTACGTGGTGCAGAGGGCCATCGTAGGGGAATTTGGCCTGAGCGCGGCGGAGTTCGTGGTGGAGTACGACGCCCAGTCCATGCACGCCTTCCGCCATGCCAAAAACTGCAACACCCTGGAATTTCCGAGCTACTTTCCGGGCTGGCTGGTGGTGCGGCTGGCGGAGAACAGCCGCAGCACGGCGAAAATAGTGGCTCTGACCAACGTCTTCATCGCCCACAACCGCAATCAAATCCCCAAAAAACTCTTCACCGGGCGCGCGGCCGGGGAAAAGCCGTGGCTGGTAGTGGCCGAGGACCCTCCTAACGGGAGGCGGCCTTCGTGGCCGAGCGCCTCTCTGAGCACCACGAGGCCGGAGTCCCGCTGA
- a CDS encoding 3'-5' exonuclease — protein MAERLSEHHEAGVPLREMAVLYQSTHVPLDLEMEMVSRGLPYVTGGLKFLERAHVEDVVAWLRVLLHPRDEVFWQRIMVMQQGV, from the coding sequence GTGGCCGAGCGCCTCTCTGAGCACCACGAGGCCGGAGTCCCGCTGAGGGAGATGGCGGTCCTGTACCAGAGCACCCATGTGCCCCTCGACCTCGAAATGGAAATGGTCTCCCGTGGCCTCCCCTATGTCACTGGGGGGCTGAAGTTTCTGGAAAGGGCTCACGTCGAGGACGTGGTAGCTTGGCTGCGGGTGCTTCTGCACCCCCGGGACGAGGTTTTCTGGCAGCGGATTATGGTGATGCAGCAGGGTGTATAA
- a CDS encoding UvrD-helicase domain-containing protein codes for MDNVLTRPLSHLKVRLEPQVKEREWKLVFSDALAILGVAGPRSGKTRALTCRAARVLDEELPARDLMLVTFTNKDAEGMEARLTHLLKPRSDGLWIGIFHAPGARLLRQNADLLDRTPSFTILDEGNNAALIRAV; via the coding sequence TTGGATAACGTTTTGACGCGGCCCCTGTCGCACCTGAAAGTCCGGCTGGAACCGCAGGTGAAGGAGCGCGAGTGGAAGCTCGTTTTCAGCGACGCGCTGGCCATTCTGGGCGTAGCCGGGCCGCGGTCCGGCAAGACCCGGGCCCTGACCTGCCGGGCGGCCCGTGTGCTGGACGAGGAATTACCGGCGCGAGATCTCATGTTGGTAACATTCACCAACAAGGACGCGGAGGGGATGGAGGCCCGACTGACGCACCTTTTGAAACCCCGGTCGGACGGCCTGTGGATCGGCATCTTCCATGCCCCGGGAGCACGTCTCCTGCGCCAGAACGCCGACCTCCTCGACCGTACCCCTTCTTTCACAATCCTGGACGAAGGGAACAACGCCGCTCTTATCAGGGCAGTCTAG
- a CDS encoding ATP-dependent helicase, whose translation MPPRAAKDWTDLVACLRKVTAVQDRRPAERIAIVLDGVYGRTFQERYPGDHWDRLQGTERLAGDARRYRSLENFIGTVSLEQDYVLKGLAEEEPAEDVLVLSTFHSANGKEGRVVFLIGLNQRRFPSARGLDKREKERRLFYVAVNRARDWLYLITTVKDVRGWQSIVTGPSIFLNCPE comes from the coding sequence GTGCCGCCGCGGGCCGCGAAGGATTGGACGGACCTGGTGGCGTGCCTGCGCAAGGTGACGGCGGTTCAAGACCGGCGCCCGGCCGAACGTATCGCCATCGTGTTAGACGGGGTCTACGGCCGAACCTTCCAGGAGCGCTATCCCGGGGATCATTGGGACCGCTTGCAGGGCACCGAGCGGTTGGCTGGAGACGCGCGGCGCTATCGCTCACTGGAGAACTTCATCGGCACCGTTTCCCTGGAGCAGGACTACGTGCTGAAGGGCTTGGCAGAGGAAGAACCGGCCGAGGATGTGTTGGTGCTTTCGACCTTCCACAGCGCCAATGGCAAAGAGGGGCGTGTGGTCTTCCTCATCGGGCTCAACCAACGGCGGTTCCCCAGCGCCCGGGGCCTCGACAAACGAGAAAAGGAGCGGCGCCTGTTTTACGTAGCGGTGAACCGGGCCAGGGACTGGCTTTACCTGATCACGACGGTTAAGGATGTCCGTGGCTGGCAGAGCATTGTAACCGGTCCCTCGATCTTTCTTAACTGTCCCGAGTGA